The proteins below come from a single Candidatus Bathyarchaeota archaeon genomic window:
- a CDS encoding V-type ATP synthase subunit I produces the protein MIRSERVAATSIICVKEDVEQLLEALSGFGEFHIEQTGETSVQYKQNIQQAEQSLATVEEITKHVETEKPRLLDTFKTIEPQATQITAENWQSLLVSTSQEVQKLKNQFDEHTTALTNLEQENSERTQVKGRLTIMKNMGADLEAIENLKLIHIEIAKVPIRNVDKLETALSSLPAYFNRCSLNKEADYACIAMPSKFRAEVEKILKMHHAESIQIPQDLPSNVDEALKQVNQQLDENAKKEKTFKAEIKKLGKENRANITVWRETIQNILELLKAEEKFLQSERLATVNGYVPEKKFEALGEKVKDTLGEKALVLENTNAKFEDHPTKFNHNRFVRPFEEITKLYGVPTYSEFDPTPILAITFPLIFGLMFGDIGHGLVLLVGGAAVGFLMKNNQSIRNVGWILAACGIGAIVAGALFDEFFGIAIHPLWMSPFHDVLTFLIFSMIVGVIQIESGFVLEMANYLFKHKIVDALLDSVPKIAFYIGSVYLIATCQLDFGKWFQGPVLAVIIPFIILVIGKPIVAKVHKPKITQEHDGEEEHNSLGERLFEGGDLVTRLLSNTISYSRILALLMAHWALLLVVYSISGLVGTANPLTLILSGVIVVFGNIFVLALEGLIVFIHTMRLHFYEWFSKFYQGTGTPFQPFKQNFTYTTVTFKKKAENTPSNAKTV, from the coding sequence ATGATTCGCTCAGAGAGAGTAGCTGCTACATCGATTATCTGCGTCAAAGAAGACGTTGAGCAATTACTTGAAGCGCTAAGCGGATTTGGAGAGTTCCACATTGAACAAACAGGAGAAACCTCCGTTCAGTACAAACAAAACATCCAACAAGCTGAACAATCTCTTGCAACAGTGGAAGAAATCACAAAACATGTAGAAACAGAAAAACCCCGTCTCCTTGACACCTTCAAAACCATAGAGCCGCAGGCGACACAAATCACCGCGGAAAATTGGCAGTCACTACTGGTGTCAACGAGTCAAGAGGTACAAAAATTAAAAAACCAATTCGACGAGCACACCACTGCATTGACCAATCTTGAACAGGAAAATTCTGAACGCACTCAAGTTAAAGGCAGACTTACAATAATGAAGAATATGGGTGCTGATCTTGAAGCCATAGAAAACCTCAAACTAATCCATATTGAAATCGCAAAGGTTCCAATCAGAAACGTGGATAAACTGGAAACGGCACTTTCAAGCCTCCCAGCGTATTTTAACCGATGCTCCTTAAACAAGGAAGCAGATTATGCATGTATAGCCATGCCCAGCAAGTTTAGGGCAGAAGTAGAAAAAATCCTAAAAATGCATCATGCAGAATCCATCCAAATCCCACAAGACCTGCCATCTAACGTGGATGAAGCCTTAAAACAGGTTAATCAGCAGTTAGATGAGAATGCTAAAAAAGAAAAAACCTTTAAAGCTGAAATCAAAAAACTTGGAAAAGAAAACAGGGCAAACATCACGGTTTGGAGAGAAACCATACAGAACATTTTGGAACTGCTTAAAGCTGAAGAAAAGTTTCTGCAGTCAGAACGCTTAGCAACCGTGAATGGGTACGTTCCCGAAAAAAAGTTTGAAGCGCTTGGCGAGAAGGTTAAAGATACCTTGGGCGAGAAAGCCTTAGTTCTCGAGAACACCAACGCAAAATTTGAGGACCATCCCACAAAATTCAACCATAACCGTTTTGTACGTCCCTTTGAAGAAATCACCAAACTCTACGGCGTGCCTACGTACAGCGAATTTGACCCCACACCAATCCTTGCCATCACATTCCCGCTTATCTTCGGGTTAATGTTTGGTGACATTGGCCACGGCTTAGTGCTCCTGGTGGGAGGCGCAGCAGTCGGGTTTTTGATGAAAAACAATCAGTCCATCCGCAATGTAGGCTGGATTTTGGCAGCATGTGGTATAGGCGCAATTGTAGCGGGTGCCCTGTTTGACGAGTTCTTTGGCATAGCAATTCACCCGTTATGGATGAGCCCGTTTCATGATGTGCTGACGTTTCTGATTTTCAGTATGATAGTGGGAGTTATACAGATTGAGAGTGGTTTTGTGCTGGAGATGGCAAATTACCTCTTTAAACACAAAATAGTAGATGCCCTGTTGGATTCAGTGCCAAAAATCGCCTTCTACATCGGCTCAGTCTACCTAATCGCGACCTGCCAGTTAGATTTTGGGAAATGGTTCCAAGGTCCAGTTTTAGCGGTGATTATACCCTTTATAATTCTGGTTATAGGCAAACCCATCGTCGCCAAGGTGCACAAACCAAAAATCACTCAAGAACACGACGGCGAAGAAGAACACAATTCGCTTGGTGAACGACTCTTTGAAGGAGGAGACCTAGTCACAAGGCTACTTAGCAACACGATTTCGTACTCACGTATTTTGGCGTTACTTATGGCGCACTGGGCACTACTGCTGGTAGTTTACTCAATCTCAGGCTTAGTAGGAACTGCAAACCCACTCACGCTAATCCTAAGCGGAGTCATCGTGGTTTTTGGAAACATTTTCGTGCTTGCGCTGGAAGGCTTAATCGTCTTCATCCACACTATGAGACTGCACTTCTACGAGTGGTTCAGCAAATTCTATCAAGGTACAGGAACACCTTTCCAGCCGTTTAAACAAAACTTCACCTACACAACGGTGACCTTCAAGAAAAAAGCCGAAAATACCCCGTCAAATGCCAAAACAGTTTAA
- a CDS encoding V-type ATP synthase subunit F, whose product MKCIAIGDNQMITGFRLVGVLGKEANSPKQTLDALKEALTRRDLAIIILSQDFSSEPQIQQEISKIRKERPVPLIVEFPSGKGGGGETSISQLVSKSLGVRM is encoded by the coding sequence ATGAAATGCATCGCAATCGGCGATAATCAGATGATAACCGGTTTCAGGCTAGTGGGGGTACTAGGCAAGGAAGCAAATTCACCAAAACAAACATTAGATGCGCTCAAAGAAGCGTTAACCCGCAGGGACTTAGCGATAATTATTCTCAGCCAAGACTTCTCTAGCGAGCCCCAAATTCAGCAAGAAATCAGCAAAATACGCAAAGAGAGACCCGTGCCGTTAATTGTAGAGTTTCCTTCAGGTAAAGGCGGGGGCGGTGAAACTTCGATTTCTCAGTTGGTAAGTAAATCTTTAGGAGTTAGAATGTAA
- a CDS encoding V-type ATP synthase subunit E, which translates to MSVKNGISAIATQILGDVQKESEAVIAAAETQAKETLKQAKAEAEKAYAKTIAQANIKADAEQRRIASLTEVEMRNRLLTAKEEMVNEAFQKALGSLTDFVKTKKYQTYLLKQIEESSQKIGSKNLIVQVSAQDKEWLVQEKLEHLSKKLNLNLQLSKESIGCLGGCIIQAEDGKIVWDNTLDHRLEELKPVLRVEVAKILFAKEDPKLAS; encoded by the coding sequence TTGAGCGTTAAAAATGGCATCTCAGCTATTGCAACCCAGATACTGGGTGATGTGCAAAAGGAATCAGAAGCCGTAATAGCAGCGGCTGAAACCCAAGCAAAAGAAACCCTAAAACAGGCAAAAGCAGAAGCCGAAAAAGCCTACGCTAAAACCATAGCGCAGGCAAACATTAAGGCAGATGCGGAACAACGTAGAATTGCTTCCCTTACCGAGGTAGAAATGCGTAACCGATTGCTGACGGCAAAAGAAGAAATGGTCAATGAAGCATTTCAGAAAGCTCTTGGTAGTTTAACGGATTTTGTTAAAACCAAAAAATATCAAACTTACCTATTAAAGCAGATAGAGGAGTCTTCACAGAAAATCGGCTCAAAAAACTTGATTGTTCAAGTTAGCGCTCAAGATAAAGAATGGTTAGTACAGGAAAAACTTGAGCACTTGTCCAAAAAACTTAACCTTAACCTCCAATTATCTAAAGAGTCAATTGGCTGCTTAGGTGGCTGCATTATTCAAGCGGAGGATGGCAAAATAGTGTGGGATAACACTTTGGACCACAGGCTTGAAGAACTCAAACCTGTATTACGCGTTGAAGTTGCAAAGATTCTTTTCGCAAAGGAGGACCCAAAACTTGCCAGTTAA
- a CDS encoding V-type ATP synthase subunit A has translation MPVKGKIIRVVGPVVEANGMKDAVMYELVEVGSQGLIGEIIRLEGDNATIQVYQNTAMLKLDEPVVGTGNPLSVELAPGLVSQVFDGIQRPLEVMRDQGGAFIQQSQKVSPLSRDKRWFFEPAVKVGDRVSAGDVIGVVEETDLIEHRILVPFGVQGKIAHIEPKGNYTIEEPLVVVESPEGKKTEIAMLQRWPVRKPRPFSKRLPSTVPLITGQRVIDTLFPIVRGGSAAIPGGFGTGKTITQQQLAKWSDANLIIYVGCGERGNEMVDVLTSFPELTDPSTGHPLMERTILIANTSNMPVSAREASIYTGITLAEYYRDMGYSVALMADSTSRWAEALREVSGRLEEMPAEEGFPSYLPSRLAEFYERTGAVQTLGSDKREGSICAIGAVSPPGGDFSEPVTQHTKRFTRVFWALDPALADARHYPAINWMQSYSGYIDQLEGWWSLNIDREWHRYRSEAMRILQAEDELQNIVKLVGPEALPDRQRLILETARIIRIAFLQQNALDPIDTYCSPKKQFKMLKIIVNFHMLSEKVIAKGAPIFKITKLPVLQEIMRIKTNVPNEKVSVLDDLESLMRHRFEELEASLR, from the coding sequence TTGCCAGTTAAAGGCAAAATCATCCGCGTTGTAGGACCAGTTGTTGAAGCTAACGGCATGAAAGATGCTGTCATGTACGAACTGGTCGAAGTCGGCAGTCAAGGTTTAATCGGCGAGATTATCCGCCTCGAAGGCGACAACGCAACCATTCAAGTTTACCAAAACACGGCAATGCTCAAGCTCGACGAGCCAGTGGTTGGTACAGGAAACCCTCTCTCTGTTGAGCTTGCCCCTGGATTAGTAAGTCAAGTTTTTGATGGCATTCAACGTCCGCTTGAGGTGATGCGAGACCAGGGTGGCGCGTTTATTCAGCAATCTCAAAAAGTTTCACCTCTTTCCAGAGACAAACGATGGTTCTTTGAACCCGCAGTTAAAGTCGGCGATAGAGTCAGCGCTGGTGATGTAATAGGTGTGGTAGAAGAAACCGACCTGATTGAGCACCGTATTCTTGTGCCATTTGGTGTGCAGGGAAAAATCGCACACATTGAACCCAAAGGCAACTACACAATCGAGGAGCCGCTTGTTGTGGTTGAGTCGCCTGAGGGCAAAAAAACCGAGATAGCTATGCTTCAACGGTGGCCAGTGCGCAAACCCCGACCCTTCTCCAAGCGTCTTCCCTCAACTGTACCCTTAATCACTGGTCAACGCGTAATTGATACGCTATTTCCGATAGTGCGGGGCGGTAGCGCAGCAATTCCGGGTGGTTTTGGAACAGGAAAAACCATCACTCAACAGCAACTTGCCAAATGGTCTGATGCAAACCTGATTATTTACGTGGGTTGCGGGGAACGCGGCAACGAAATGGTTGATGTGCTCACCAGCTTTCCCGAACTCACTGACCCCTCCACTGGGCACCCCTTAATGGAACGCACTATCCTCATCGCCAACACAAGTAACATGCCCGTCTCAGCAAGAGAAGCCAGCATCTACACTGGCATTACCCTCGCAGAGTATTATCGTGACATGGGTTACTCCGTAGCGTTAATGGCGGACTCAACCAGTCGCTGGGCAGAAGCTTTGCGTGAAGTTTCAGGGCGACTTGAAGAAATGCCTGCTGAGGAAGGTTTCCCAAGCTATCTGCCGTCTCGTCTTGCAGAATTTTATGAGCGTACAGGCGCGGTGCAGACTTTGGGTTCGGATAAGCGTGAGGGTTCTATTTGTGCTATCGGAGCGGTTTCTCCTCCAGGCGGAGACTTCTCTGAACCAGTTACGCAGCATACTAAGCGTTTTACAAGGGTTTTCTGGGCGCTTGATCCCGCCTTAGCTGATGCAAGACATTACCCTGCGATTAATTGGATGCAAAGCTACAGCGGCTACATTGACCAACTGGAGGGGTGGTGGAGCCTAAACATTGACCGGGAGTGGCACCGTTACCGCAGTGAAGCCATGAGGATTCTACAAGCAGAGGACGAGTTGCAAAACATCGTTAAACTGGTAGGTCCAGAAGCTCTCCCCGACAGGCAACGTCTAATTCTAGAAACCGCCCGCATCATCCGCATCGCGTTCCTGCAGCAAAACGCGCTTGACCCCATCGATACCTACTGCAGCCCAAAAAAACAGTTCAAAATGCTCAAAATCATCGTTAACTTCCACATGCTCTCAGAAAAAGTCATTGCCAAAGGTGCACCGATTTTCAAAATCACCAAGCTGCCTGTTTTGCAAGAAATTATGCGCATTAAAACTAACGTGCCAAACGAAAAAGTCAGCGTTTTGGATGATTTAGAATCGCTTATGCGTCACCGTTTTGAAGAACTGGAGGCATCATTGAGATGA
- a CDS encoding V-type ATP synthase subunit B translates to MSIGLEYKGVASISGPILVVENVKGVGFEELVSVKTQTGETRIGRVIQVTKKAVTVQVFEGTTGLSPSETRTRFLGRPLEVPVSTEMLGRVMNSFGEPIDGHPRFFTEEKRDVNGFPLNPTAREYPRDFIQTGISAIDCLSSLVRGQKLPVFSGPGLSHNFLASQIVRQAQIRGGGSEDFSIVFIALGLEHDDAAFFRESFEATGAIKNVAMFLNLADDPPVERIITPRAGLTLAEYLAYEKDTHVLVIITDMTNYCEALREVSASMEEVPSRKGYPGYMYSDLASIYERAGRIVGKKGSITQMPILTMPNDDITHPIPDLTGYITEGQIVLSRSLEKQGIYPPINISTSLSRLMKDGIGKGRTREDHHDVASQLYAAYAQYNSVKSLATIIGEEGLVSRDKDYLHFGDRFEKALINQGRNENRSIEQTLQIAWDTLSLLHEEELTSIHKEYVEKYFPKREGQVGEPSVVT, encoded by the coding sequence ATGAGTATAGGTTTAGAATACAAGGGTGTAGCATCAATTTCTGGTCCAATTCTCGTAGTTGAAAACGTTAAGGGCGTTGGCTTTGAAGAGTTGGTTTCCGTAAAAACCCAAACAGGCGAAACCCGCATAGGCAGAGTAATCCAAGTCACCAAAAAAGCCGTAACCGTTCAGGTTTTTGAGGGCACCACTGGGCTTTCTCCTTCCGAAACCCGCACACGCTTCCTCGGACGCCCCCTTGAGGTTCCAGTCTCCACCGAAATGCTTGGACGCGTCATGAACAGTTTTGGCGAACCCATCGATGGGCACCCAAGATTTTTCACCGAAGAAAAACGCGACGTAAACGGCTTCCCACTAAACCCAACAGCCCGCGAGTACCCAAGAGACTTCATTCAAACAGGCATCTCCGCCATCGACTGCCTCAGCAGCCTTGTACGCGGACAAAAACTGCCCGTTTTCAGCGGTCCGGGTCTTTCCCACAACTTTTTAGCTTCCCAAATTGTCCGTCAAGCCCAAATCCGAGGCGGCGGCAGCGAAGATTTCTCTATTGTTTTCATCGCGCTGGGTTTGGAACATGATGACGCAGCATTTTTCCGCGAAAGCTTTGAAGCAACAGGCGCAATCAAGAATGTGGCGATGTTTCTGAACTTGGCTGATGACCCCCCAGTTGAACGTATCATCACTCCAAGAGCAGGCTTAACCTTAGCCGAATACTTAGCTTATGAAAAAGACACGCATGTTCTGGTAATTATCACTGACATGACCAACTACTGTGAAGCCCTCAGGGAAGTTAGTGCGTCTATGGAAGAAGTGCCCAGCCGAAAAGGCTACCCAGGCTACATGTACAGCGACCTAGCCAGCATCTATGAGCGCGCAGGCAGAATCGTGGGCAAAAAAGGCAGCATCACCCAAATGCCCATCTTAACCATGCCAAACGATGACATCACCCACCCTATTCCCGACTTAACCGGCTACATCACCGAAGGACAAATCGTGTTGTCCCGCTCTCTGGAAAAACAGGGCATTTACCCGCCAATTAACATCTCAACAAGCCTTTCAAGGTTGATGAAGGATGGCATTGGCAAAGGACGAACCCGCGAAGACCATCACGACGTAGCAAGCCAACTATACGCAGCATACGCCCAATACAACTCCGTCAAATCTCTTGCAACTATCATCGGCGAGGAAGGCTTAGTCAGCCGCGACAAGGATTACCTTCATTTTGGTGACCGCTTCGAGAAAGCCTTGATTAATCAGGGCAGAAATGAAAACCGTAGTATCGAGCAAACCTTACAAATTGCGTGGGATACGCTGTCACTGTTGCATGAGGAAGAATTAACCAGCATACACAAAGAATATGTTGAAAAATATTTTCCCAAGCGTGAAGGACAAGTAGGAGAACCCTCCGTTGTCACTTGA
- a CDS encoding V-type ATP synthase subunit D has product MSLENISPTRINLIQTKKTLKLAESGKEILERKKDVLLRELRNSIYEAQRAREELSEATAKALERLRQAYLAKGSDTIANAAVATSLEADFLIDFRSVMGVTVPIVEFQEGKDVKPDYGFANTTSDLDSAFKQFYHILDLVAKLAQAEGTAFQLADDVGKTQRRVNALTYVLIPKYQNTVKEIALVLEEKDREEFVRTKRIKSMIKEQTK; this is encoded by the coding sequence TTGTCACTTGAGAACATCAGCCCAACAAGAATTAACCTGATTCAAACCAAAAAAACCCTCAAACTAGCGGAGTCTGGCAAAGAAATATTAGAGCGGAAAAAAGATGTTCTATTGCGGGAGTTACGTAACAGCATTTATGAGGCGCAACGGGCAAGAGAAGAACTATCTGAAGCTACTGCTAAAGCTCTTGAGCGTTTAAGGCAGGCATACCTTGCAAAGGGTTCTGATACTATCGCAAATGCGGCTGTGGCTACCAGTTTAGAAGCTGATTTTCTGATTGATTTCCGTAGTGTCATGGGCGTCACTGTTCCTATCGTTGAGTTCCAAGAAGGAAAAGACGTTAAACCCGATTACGGCTTTGCCAACACCACCTCAGATTTAGACTCTGCGTTTAAGCAATTTTATCATATTCTCGACTTAGTCGCTAAGCTGGCTCAGGCAGAAGGCACCGCTTTTCAGCTTGCAGATGACGTGGGCAAAACCCAGAGACGAGTAAACGCGTTAACCTACGTTCTTATTCCAAAGTACCAAAATACCGTCAAAGAGATTGCGCTTGTGCTGGAAGAAAAAGACCGCGAAGAATTTGTACGTACAAAACGAATTAAAAGCATGATAAAGGAGCAAACAAAATGA
- a CDS encoding universal stress protein, translating to MITPFHEIKKILIPTDGSDYSMRAAEYGISIAKVFGAQVTALFVIDTLVLDQISKVTTRENAEADLKQDGERYTNYVLDLAEKENIKADSMIAKGNPVEQIVNFAKNSADLIVMGTYGRRGAERILIGSVAERVIEHASCPVLVIK from the coding sequence ATGATAACCCCATTTCATGAAATAAAAAAAATCCTGATTCCCACTGACGGCTCAGACTATAGTATGCGCGCTGCAGAATACGGAATAAGCATAGCCAAAGTATTTGGTGCCCAAGTAACTGCATTGTTTGTTATTGATACATTGGTGTTAGACCAGATTTCAAAAGTAACCACTCGTGAAAACGCTGAAGCAGACCTAAAACAGGACGGTGAAAGATACACCAACTACGTTTTGGATTTGGCAGAAAAAGAAAACATCAAAGCCGATTCCATGATTGCAAAAGGCAACCCTGTTGAGCAAATTGTGAATTTTGCTAAAAACTCTGCTGATTTGATAGTGATGGGCACGTATGGTCGTAGAGGTGCAGAGCGTATTCTGATTGGCAGCGTTGCCGAACGCGTAATTGAGCATGCCTCTTGTCCAGTGCTGGTTATAAAATAG
- a CDS encoding ATP synthase subunit C — MKLKYALILLVLPILVMSVASIAFAINVSPAQESTTDVVESALYDKIGLALSAGLAVGLTGIAAGLAISSVGSAAVSALAEKPETFFRSFLIVALAEALAIYGLIMGILLWLKL, encoded by the coding sequence TTGAAGCTTAAATATGCTTTAATATTGCTTGTTCTTCCCATATTAGTAATGTCTGTTGCAAGCATCGCTTTTGCGATAAATGTCTCTCCTGCACAAGAATCCACAACCGACGTTGTTGAAAGTGCACTATACGACAAAATAGGCTTAGCTTTAAGCGCTGGATTAGCCGTGGGATTAACAGGTATTGCTGCTGGTCTTGCAATTTCATCAGTTGGCAGCGCTGCAGTGAGCGCTCTTGCCGAGAAGCCTGAAACATTCTTCAGAAGCTTCCTTATCGTGGCGCTGGCTGAAGCTCTTGCAATTTACGGTTTAATTATGGGTATCCTACTCTGGCTCAAACTTTAG
- a CDS encoding V-type ATPase subunit translates to MTQTSRYASVLALIGAERSRILSESKIKALAENMSLSEFATQLHDTIYQEKISKLSLPLTSRKLERAFNETLLDTEIKIIKKCPKQAANYLSMYLLKVEVENIKALIKATAAKQNPEERASKIYVSVEHYFKNHALIEDAAKSSDLQSLVVSLKGSPFYSALRFGLEFFEETGSTVGFDVHLDKEFYERFFEAYCALPKKEQSYAKVYAIMEYDGYVLLSLLRGKYLGYGSNWLRLAVPNKTFNLSKDVLEDIISAEDFDSALSLMQKTEYKKFFSKAATPEEAVSNAERNFKSAILEDAKGRRIGKLFNIGVPLSFMVQKQVEAHNLSIISLGIEGEQNPEDILHHLNLIA, encoded by the coding sequence TTGACCCAAACCAGCCGTTACGCAAGCGTTCTCGCACTGATTGGAGCCGAGCGTAGCAGGATTCTTTCCGAATCAAAAATAAAAGCTTTAGCAGAAAACATGAGCTTATCCGAGTTTGCGACGCAGTTGCATGACACGATTTATCAGGAAAAAATCAGCAAACTTTCCCTGCCTCTTACCAGTAGAAAACTTGAGCGAGCTTTTAATGAAACCCTGCTTGACACTGAAATAAAAATCATCAAAAAATGCCCCAAACAAGCAGCAAACTACCTTTCAATGTACCTTCTCAAAGTTGAAGTTGAAAACATTAAAGCCCTAATAAAAGCTACTGCAGCAAAACAAAACCCTGAAGAGAGAGCTTCAAAAATTTACGTTTCCGTAGAGCATTACTTCAAAAACCATGCCTTAATAGAGGATGCAGCTAAATCATCTGATTTGCAATCGCTTGTGGTGTCCTTGAAGGGTTCGCCGTTTTATTCTGCTTTGCGTTTTGGGCTGGAGTTTTTTGAAGAGACTGGTTCCACAGTTGGTTTTGATGTGCATTTGGATAAAGAGTTTTATGAGCGGTTTTTTGAAGCGTATTGTGCTCTTCCTAAAAAGGAGCAGTCTTACGCTAAAGTCTATGCAATCATGGAGTATGACGGTTACGTGTTACTTTCGCTGTTACGTGGCAAATATTTGGGGTATGGTAGTAACTGGTTAAGGTTGGCGGTTCCAAACAAAACTTTTAACCTCTCCAAAGATGTCCTTGAAGACATCATATCAGCAGAGGATTTTGATTCAGCTCTTAGTCTTATGCAGAAAACTGAGTACAAAAAATTCTTCTCTAAAGCCGCTACTCCTGAAGAGGCGGTTTCTAATGCTGAGCGCAACTTCAAGTCAGCAATTCTGGAGGATGCAAAAGGCAGACGGATTGGGAAACTATTCAACATTGGTGTGCCTCTATCTTTTATGGTGCAAAAACAAGTGGAAGCTCACAATCTCTCCATAATTAGTTTGGGCATAGAGGGCGAGCAAAATCCAGAGGACATTTTGCATCACTTGAACCTGATTGCTTAG
- the larB gene encoding nickel pincer cofactor biosynthesis protein LarB — protein sequence MFSIKDVLCKVAAGELSLEDAEKALKLLSIDEVGCLAKLDGNREIRKGVPEIILAEGKSPCDVAEISAKMIDKTGRVIISRCNGAHVEAVKERFGADALVTVNDKAKMIVLKKQDFTQTASGGRVGLLTAGTSDVAVAEEARIICEEMGCTVFFTYDVGVAGIHRLIEPVKELIQADVDVVVVVAGREGALATVVAGLFDVPVVAVPTSNSYGFGEKGLSALMAMLQSCSLGLAVVNVDGGVAAGAMAGLIANRAAKFRKG from the coding sequence ATGTTTTCCATCAAAGACGTTCTATGTAAAGTTGCTGCTGGCGAGCTTTCTCTTGAAGATGCAGAAAAAGCTCTAAAATTGCTCTCCATTGACGAAGTCGGCTGTTTAGCCAAACTTGACGGCAATCGGGAAATCAGAAAAGGTGTTCCTGAAATTATTTTAGCTGAAGGCAAATCCCCATGTGACGTAGCTGAAATATCAGCTAAAATGATAGATAAGACAGGCAGAGTCATAATCAGCAGATGCAACGGAGCACATGTGGAGGCAGTCAAAGAACGATTTGGCGCCGATGCGCTGGTAACGGTTAATGATAAAGCCAAAATGATAGTGCTTAAAAAACAAGATTTTACCCAAACTGCAAGCGGCGGGCGTGTTGGTCTTTTAACGGCTGGAACCTCCGATGTTGCTGTAGCTGAGGAAGCACGCATAATCTGTGAAGAAATGGGTTGCACAGTTTTTTTCACCTATGATGTGGGTGTAGCTGGGATTCACAGGTTAATTGAACCAGTAAAAGAGCTGATTCAGGCGGATGTTGATGTGGTTGTGGTTGTTGCGGGGCGAGAGGGCGCGTTAGCGACAGTTGTGGCAGGTCTATTTGATGTTCCAGTGGTTGCGGTTCCCACATCTAATAGTTACGGGTTTGGTGAGAAGGGTCTTAGTGCGCTTATGGCAATGCTTCAGTCCTGCTCACTAGGTTTGGCAGTTGTTAATGTTGATGGCGGTGTAGCTGCGGGTGCGATGGCTGGTTTGATTGCTAATCGAGCTGCAAAATTTAGAAAGGGTTAA